CCGCTGACGCCCTGAGTTACGGAAGAGTGGGCGAACGCCGGTTATTGCCCGGACAGCAGCAATGAGACGAACCCGGCCTTGGCCGGGTTTGTCGTTTGTGGCGTCGACGAGTGCGACGGCGCTATCGTCCGATTTATGTCGATCGCGGGTCGTCCGCGGAGCCTATCCGAACTTTTGTGTGTGAGGCATAAACTGATGGCCAAGGAGCCACGTTATGCCACGCAAACGCAAGGAAGAAGTGCCGGTAGAACCGGGCAAGGGCTTGAACCTGGACCCGGAACTCATCAAGCAACTGGTGCCCGGAACGCTGGATCGGGCTTCGATCAACGAGCAATTCGCGGCCCTGAAGAAGGCGATATTCGAGCGCGCGCTGGGCGGCGAACTGACCCACCACCTGGGCTACGAGAAGGGCGAAGCCAAGCCGGTAGGCCGCACGAACCATCGCAACGGCACCAGCCGCAAGCGCATCGCAACCGACAATGACCTGCTCGACGTCGAGATTCCGCGCGACCGCGAAGGCACGTTCGATCCGGTGCTGATCGCCAAGGGCGAGCGACGCTTCACAGGCTTCGACGACAAGATCATCGCGATGTATGCCCGCGGCATGAGCGTGCGGGAGATTCAGGGCTTCCTGCTGGAGATGTATGGCATCGAGGTGTCGCCGGACTTCATCAGCACGGTGACTGATGCCGTGATCGACGAAGTGCGCGAATGGCAGCAGCGACCGCTCGAGCCGATGTACCCGGTCGTGTTCTTCGATGCCTTGCGAGTCAAGATCCGCGACGAAGGCGTGGTGCGCAACAAGGCGATCTACCTGGCGCTGGGCGTGCGCCGCGACGGCACGCGTGACGTGCTCGGCCTTTGGATCGAGCAGACCGAGGGCGCCAAGTTCTGGCTGCGGGTGGTGAACGACCTGAAGCTGCGCGGCGTGCAGGACATTCTGATCGCCGTGGTCGACGGCCTGAAGGGCTTCCCTGAAGCGATCAACACGGTGTTCCCGGAAACGACGGTCCAGACCTGCATCGTGCATCTGATCCGGAACTCGCTGGACTTTGCCAGCTGGAAAGACAGGAAATCGGTCGCAGCGGCGCTCAAGGAGGTCTATCGGGCACCGTCGGCCGAAGCGGCCGCCGTGGCGCTGGACGCGTTCGATACGAGCCCGTGGGGTACGAAATACCCTCCGATTGCCGCGCTCTGGCGCCGGGCCTGGGATCAGGTGATTCCGTTCTACGCCTTCGCGCCTGACATCCGGAAAATTGTATATACGACCAACGCGATCGAGTCGCTGCATATGCAGCTTCGAAAGATCATCAAGGCGCGCGGCCACTTCCCGTCGGACGAGGCCGCGCTCAAACTGATCTGGCTGGCGCTGCGCAACGTCGTGGCCAAGTGGACCGGCTCTCGGCACGATTGGAAGAGCGCGATGACCCAGTTCGCGCTGCTTTACCCGGAACGATTCAACATTGGAATCTGAATCTCAACCCGCCTCACACACGGAATTCCGGATACCTCCCGTCCGCGAGCCGACCCCGAACCGCTAGAAAATCCCCCTCGCCACCTCGCGGTGCACGTCCTTGTCGACGTGCATTTGCCGAATTCCGTCGATCGCGCGCTGGAGCCACGCATCGGCAATTGCACGATGTTCGTCGTGCGCTACATCCAGGCGATGCTGGGCCACGCGGACATCAAGACGACGCAGGTGTACACGCGGGTGAGCATCCATGCGCTGAAGGACATCCACACGGCGACGCATCCGGCGCGGCTCGCGCGCACGGTGCGGAACCCGACCGACCCGACGGGCCGCCGGCGACGGCGGCCGATCTACTGGCCGAGCTTGACGACGAGGCCGACGCCGAATCCCGCGGCCTGTAAAACGGGCGCGCCGTGCGCCTGAGCCGACAGGGCGAGAATCGATTAGAAAAATCATTCGACGATTCCGCTAAAGAACGCGAAAAACCTGCCGATATCTTTCCTCGAGATCGCCCAAAGTACCAAGACGACCGAACAACAAGACCAACCGACGAGGGGCACACGGCCGGCGAAGCCGTGTACTTGACCAGAACATGAGACGCACCGATTCCACACGGCGCGCAGGCAAGGGGGCCGGCGCGTCGCTTTCCTGTGCGCCGGCGCAGCGGCTCTGCTGCCGCCTTGCGCCGTCATCGCCGCGAGTGCCGCCTCGCGCGACCGCGCATCCACGCCTGTATGCGCCACACCGCTCACCGCGCATCAACCGCCCGCCCACCTTCGCATCCTCGATCGTCGAAATATCACAACGCCCATTCACGACCACCAAAGGAGGTCCGCCCAAAAACCCGAACAACAAGCGATTCCAACTCAACGCAACACAAACAGATCCGAATCTTAACGACCAAAAACGCATCAAAAAACGGGGGTTGAATTGAAGAAGCAGTCTCTTTGTTTGCTGGCAGCAACCGCGATCTCGGCATTCATCGTCGCGGGCTGCGGCGGTGGCGACGACTCGTCGAACGCAAGCAGCGGAGCACCGGCCAACACTGGCGGCGCCAATAACGCAGCCAGCGCACCGGCCGTTGCATCGACGCCGCTCGCGGCCGCGCCCGCAAGCGCACCGGTCGCCTCCTCGCAGCCGGCGATGGTGGGCGAGGCGTTGCCGAGCCTGACGAATCCGCAAGCCGGTTCGACCGCCGCAACGGCGAGCGGCCCGACCGGGATCTGGACGCAATCGGGCAACCTCGGCTACTCGACCATTGCCCTGGTGGACCCGAACAACAACGTCAGCACGCTGAACCTGCTCAGCTCGTTCGTGATGTCCAACGATTTCACGAGCCTGACGATCAACGGCGCGACGTGGTCGCTCAGCTCGGGCTTCAACTTCGCGGGCATGACGGGCATCGTCAAGAAGATCGACTCGGGATCGGGCGCGTACAGCGCGAAGCAGACGCTGTCCGGCACGATCAGCCGCGACGGTACGGCCTCGGACTTCACGTGGACCTACAACGCGGAAAACGCGCTGAGCGTTACGCAAGACAGCGTCACCGGCGCATGGGCGACGACGAACGCATCGTTCACGATCGCATCGGGCGGCTCGGTCACCGGCACGCTGAGCGGTTGCAACATGACCGGCACGCTGCTGCTCGCGACGCCGAACTCCAACCAGAACATGTACGACATGACGCTGACGGCCTCGACATCGTCCGGCTGCAAGCTGCCGGCCGGCGTGCCGCTGTCGGGCAGCGCCGCGATCATGTTCGTGCCGATCCGCGGCAGCAACGGCTTCCAGCGGTCGATCCTGTACGTGCTGCGCGCGGCTGATTACAGCTTCGTCGCATACGGTCAGGTCATCAAGCAATAAACGCACGGCCGTCGCACGCGGTGTCTTCACGCGCCCCGTGCGACGGCCCGACGAAAACGTTCCGTCAACAACCAAAGCCCTTTCGACTCAATGAAGAACTGCTCCGAGGTAACGCTGTTCGCGTGCGGCCTGCTCGTCACGCTGCTGTCCGGTTGCGTGACGGCGCCGAAGACCGATATGAACGCGCAAGCGCGCGAAAAGCTGCATTCGATCGCGCTCCTCGAAGTTGCCGAGCCGAGGCAGGTCGGCGTCATCAATCTGGGCGGCGCCGCCGGCGGCTTCGGCCTGATCGGCGCACTCGCGCAAGTCGCCGTCAACACAAGCCATACGAACACCTACACCGAGCGCGTGACGGCCAACAAGATCGTATTCGTACCGGACATCGTCGACGGCGTCACCGGCCGTCTTGCCGACAACGGCTATCAGATCGTGAAGCTGAACCAGAAGCCGAAGCGGGCGGCGGACGGCAAGTCGGACGACTATTCCGACATCCAGACCGACGCGGACGCGATCATGAACGTATGGTTCACGTCGTTCGGCTACATTTCGCCGCCCAGTCGGCCCGATTACATTCCTGCGGTCGTCGTCCGCGCACGCATCATCGACGCAAAGACGAAGCAGGATCTCTATTTCAAGACGTTCGCGTGCGGCTACGACATCAAGGCGAACAGCGTGCACGTCGAGAGCGACGTAGCGTACACGTACGGAAGCTTCAGCGATCTCGAGAAGAACTTCGACAAGTCGGTGGAAGGGATCAAGGCGTGCGAGAAGTCGATCGCGGAGCTGATCGGCCAGGATCTCGCGCGCACGCCGAAGACGCCGGCATCGACCGCGGTGGCGGCCGCTACGACGATGATGACCACGAGCACGACGACGGCCGCCGCGCCGAAATGACTTCCGCAGCGGGCCCAGGTTCGCCGTCGTACCGATTGCGGACCGGCACTGGCAGCGCGTGCACTGCACGGGAGGGAGCGGAAGGGGGAGGGGAAGGCGAGGGGAAACGCAGATTCGACAGGCAACCGGCCGGGCGGCTTTGCCGCCACCCGGCCGCAGGCAAGCGCGGTTTACTCCCCGCTATCGCCCTTGATCTGCGGCAGCGCCGACGCTTCACCCGGCGTCAGCAGCCCGACCTGCGTATACACGCGCAGCTTGTCGCGCGTATCGGTGATGTCGAGATTGCGCATCGTCAGCTGACCGATCCGGTCGCGCGGCGAGAACGTCGACGCGACCTTCTCCATCGACAGACGCTCCGGCTGATACGTGAGGTTCGGCGACTTCGTGCTGAGAATCGAATAGTCGTTGCCGCGGCGCAGCTCGATCTTCACTTCGCCGGTGATCGCGCGCGCGACCCAGCGCTGGGCCGTTTCGCGCAGCATGATCGCCTGCGGGTCGAACCAGCGGCCCTGATACAGCAGACGGCCGAGACGGCGGCCGTTCTCGCGGTACTGCTCGATCGTATCTTCGTTGTGGATGCCCGTCACGAGACGCTCGTAAGCGATATACAGCAGCGCGAGCCCCGGCGCTTCATAGATGCCGCGGCTCTTCGCCTCGATGATGCGGTTCTCGATCTGGTCGCTCATCCCGAGGCCGTGACGGCCGCCGATGCGGTTCGCCTCGAGCAGCAGTTCGACTTGATCCTTGAACTCGACGCCGTTCAGCGCGACCGGCTGGCCGGCTTCGAAGCGCACCGTCACTTCTTCGGCGGCGATCTTCACGTCGTCGCGCCAGAACGCGACGCCCATGATCGGGTTCACGATCTTGATCCCGCTTTCGAGGCTTTCCAGATCCTTCGCCTCGTGCGTCGCGCCGAGCAGGTTCGAGTCGGTCGAATACGCCTTCTCGGCCGACATCTTGTACGCGAAGCCCGACTGACGCATGAATTCGGA
The sequence above is a segment of the Burkholderia multivorans ATCC BAA-247 genome. Coding sequences within it:
- a CDS encoding IS256-like element IS1356 family transposase; this translates as MPRKRKEEVPVEPGKGLNLDPELIKQLVPGTLDRASINEQFAALKKAIFERALGGELTHHLGYEKGEAKPVGRTNHRNGTSRKRIATDNDLLDVEIPRDREGTFDPVLIAKGERRFTGFDDKIIAMYARGMSVREIQGFLLEMYGIEVSPDFISTVTDAVIDEVREWQQRPLEPMYPVVFFDALRVKIRDEGVVRNKAIYLALGVRRDGTRDVLGLWIEQTEGAKFWLRVVNDLKLRGVQDILIAVVDGLKGFPEAINTVFPETTVQTCIVHLIRNSLDFASWKDRKSVAAALKEVYRAPSAEAAAVALDAFDTSPWGTKYPPIAALWRRAWDQVIPFYAFAPDIRKIVYTTNAIESLHMQLRKIIKARGHFPSDEAALKLIWLALRNVVAKWTGSRHDWKSAMTQFALLYPERFNIGI
- a CDS encoding recombinase, translating into MFVVRYIQAMLGHADIKTTQVYTRVSIHALKDIHTATHPARLARTVRNPTDPTGRRRRRPIYWPSLTTRPTPNPAACKTGAPCA
- the argG gene encoding argininosuccinate synthase: MSTILESLPTGQKVGIAFSGGLDTSAALHWMKLKGAVPYAYTANLGQPDEDDYDAIPKRALEYGAAGARLIDCRAQLVAEGIAALQSGAFHITTAGVTYFNTTPIGRAVTGTMLVSAMKEDGVNIWGDGSTYKGNDIERFYRYGLLVNPDLKIYKPWLDQTFIDELGGRAEMSEFMRQSGFAYKMSAEKAYSTDSNLLGATHEAKDLESLESGIKIVNPIMGVAFWRDDVKIAAEEVTVRFEAGQPVALNGVEFKDQVELLLEANRIGGRHGLGMSDQIENRIIEAKSRGIYEAPGLALLYIAYERLVTGIHNEDTIEQYRENGRRLGRLLYQGRWFDPQAIMLRETAQRWVARAITGEVKIELRRGNDYSILSTKSPNLTYQPERLSMEKVASTFSPRDRIGQLTMRNLDITDTRDKLRVYTQVGLLTPGEASALPQIKGDSGE